The DNA region TTGGAATCAGCTAAAGGTGCTATAGAAGCAGTTGTAAATGGGCAGGCCGATTTACCAATGAAAGGAAAACTCACAACAGCAGAAATTCTTTCTATTTATTTAAAAGACGAATATAATTTAAAAACTGGAAAAACTATGAATTTAGTATGTGTGTTTGAAATTCCCAATTATCACAAGCTATTGATTATTTCTGATGCAGGAATGATTATTGCACCAACTCTTGAACAGAAAATAGACATTATAAATAATGCGGTATCAGTAGCCCAAAGATTAGGGATAGAACGTCCAAAAGTAGCTATTTTAGGTGCTTTAGAACAAGTTAATCCCAAAATGCCTGTAACCTTAGATGCTGCGATTTTAACTCAAATGAATAGGCGAGGTCAAATAAAAGGTTGTATAGTAGATGGACCTTTTGCTATGGACAACGCTATATCCAAAGAAGCAGCAATTCATAAAGGAATAATCAGTGAAGTAGCAGGCGATGCTGATATTTTAATTGTCCCTAATATAGAAGCTGGCAACATTCTATACAAAACCCTTGTATATTTTGCAAACGCTAAATTGGCAAGTTCTATAATAGGTGGCAAGAAACCTGTAGTATTAACTTCACGTGCCGATTCTGACGAATCAAAACTCAATGCAATGGCTTTATCTATTCTTATGTCTTAAAGCGAGGTAATAATATGTTTTATATACTTGTTATAAACCCAGGATCTACATCCACAAAAATAGCAATTTATTACGACGAAAAAGAAGTGTTGAAAAAAGTTATTGACCACGATGTTGAAGAATTAAAAACATTTAAAACTGTTGCTGATCAATATGAATTTAGAAAAAACATAATTTTGAACGTCTTAGATAAAGAAGGATACAATTTATCAATTTTTTCGGCAATAATTGGGAGAGGAGGGCTATTAAAACCTATCCCTGGAGGCACTTACAAGATTAATCAAAAAATGATACATGAATTAAAAAATGCTACGTATGGAGAACACGAATCAAATTTAGGAGCTTTAATAGCCTTTTCAATTGCTAAAAGTATCGGAGTAGAATCGTTTATTGCAGATCCTGTAGTGGTAGATGAAATGGAAGATATAGCCAGAATCTCAGGCCATCCAGACTTTCAAAGAAAATCTATTTTCCATGCATTAAATCAAAAAGCGGTTGCGAGAAACTTATGCCAAAAATTACAAAAAAGGTATGAAGAAAGTAATCTCATAGTTGTACATATGGGTGGAGGTATTTCAATTGGAGCTCATAAAAAAGGTAGAGTTGTAGATGTAAACAATGCTTTAGATGGAGATGGCCCTTTTACTCCTGAAAGATCTGGAACTTTACCTTTAACAGGATTCATTGATCTTTGTTATTCAGGAATGTATACTCAAGATGAAATAAAAAAGCTTATTAAAGGTAAAGGTGGACTTGTTGCTTACTTAGGAACAAATGATGCGAGAGAAGTTGTCAAAAGAATAAAAAATGGAGATGAATACGCAAGAGTTGTTTATTCGGCAATGGCTCATCAAATTGTGAAATGGATAGGCAAAATGTCAGCTATTTTAGAGTTTGATATAGATGCAATAATTTTAACTGGTGGT from Petrotoga sp. 9PWA.NaAc.5.4 includes:
- the buk gene encoding butyrate kinase; the encoded protein is MFYILVINPGSTSTKIAIYYDEKEVLKKVIDHDVEELKTFKTVADQYEFRKNIILNVLDKEGYNLSIFSAIIGRGGLLKPIPGGTYKINQKMIHELKNATYGEHESNLGALIAFSIAKSIGVESFIADPVVVDEMEDIARISGHPDFQRKSIFHALNQKAVARNLCQKLQKRYEESNLIVVHMGGGISIGAHKKGRVVDVNNALDGDGPFTPERSGTLPLTGFIDLCYSGMYTQDEIKKLIKGKGGLVAYLGTNDAREVVKRIKNGDEYARVVYSAMAHQIVKWIGKMSAILEFDIDAIILTGGLAHEKEYLVPWIKEKIEFIAPVYVFPGGNEEKALAMAALRVLKGEETVKEY
- a CDS encoding bifunctional enoyl-CoA hydratase/phosphate acetyltransferase, whose product is MKIIKIEDILEQVKKESKKKKIAVAAAEDDVVLKAVQKAKEINLCDFILFGDKQKIEKIVQENNLDLKDVEIIDSKSPLESAKGAIEAVVNGQADLPMKGKLTTAEILSIYLKDEYNLKTGKTMNLVCVFEIPNYHKLLIISDAGMIIAPTLEQKIDIINNAVSVAQRLGIERPKVAILGALEQVNPKMPVTLDAAILTQMNRRGQIKGCIVDGPFAMDNAISKEAAIHKGIISEVAGDADILIVPNIEAGNILYKTLVYFANAKLASSIIGGKKPVVLTSRADSDESKLNAMALSILMS